The Pseudomonas alkylphenolica genomic sequence CGGTACGGGCAGGACGCTCGGTGATTTTCAGTTTGCCAATGCCTGGCAGAGTGATTTCGCTGCCATTTTCCAGTTGATCAGCAACGATCTGACCCAGTTGCTCCAGAGCGTTACGCGCGGTGGTTTTCGGCGCGTCGATAGCTTCGGCGATGTCGGCGATCAGTTGGTCTTTGGTCAGTGCCATGGTGGTGTTCCTTCCCTATCAAATTCAGTGAGTATGCAGAGTGCTACGTCAGTCATCGAGCCAGACCTGCGGGGTAACCGGCGGTCCGGTGTTACAGCCACGTCATTCGCGTATGTAGATACGTAAAACGGCGTTTGGTTCGACGTGACGCGAGCGGTCTGCCAGCAATGCGCCACACACGGGGCGCAAGACCGGGCAAAACTACCACAGGAATGGATAAATATCCGCAGCTGACCGGCTAAATGTGCAGGTTTTTCGGGGCTTTGC encodes the following:
- a CDS encoding HU family DNA-binding protein produces the protein MALTKDQLIADIAEAIDAPKTTARNALEQLGQIVADQLENGSEITLPGIGKLKITERPARTGRNPSTGAAIEIAAKKVVKFVPAKVLTDAVNK